In the Ascochyta rabiei chromosome 17, complete sequence genome, one interval contains:
- a CDS encoding carrier protein ymc1, producing MVSKVDREIEDAESGSGRVLKDLFAGAVGGVAQVLLGQPFDIVKVRLQTSQQYSGALEAATSIYKNEGALAFYKGTLTPLIGIGACVSVQFGGFNLARRYLEAQNTARTGNSALSYSQYYASGAFAGVANTVLSSPIEHIRIRLQTQPSGAARLYNGPIDCVRKLSAHQGVLGGVYRGTAVTFLREAQAYGVWFTTFEYLMNADAARNHIKREEISTLKVAAYGGLAGEMLWISSYPLDVVKSKMQSDGFGGDQRYRSMRDCFAKVWAHEGARGFWKGIGPTLLRAMPVSAGTFATVELTMRLIS from the coding sequence ATGGTGTCCAAGGTTGACCGAGAGATTGAAGACGCTGAGTCCGGGTCGGGGAGAGTGCTGAAGGATCTATTCGCTGGCGCCGTTGGTGGTGTAGCCCAGGTCCTCCTCGGCCAGCCCTTCGACATTGTCAAAGTCCGGTTACAGACGTCGCAGCAATACTCTGGCGCTCTCGAGGCGGCGACAAGCATCTACAAGAACGAAGGCGCTCTTGCCTTCTACAAGGGCACACTGACACCACTGATTGGTATCGGAGCCTGTGTCTCTGTGCAATTCGGCGGCTTCAACCTCGCACGGCGCTACCTGGAGGCCCAAAACACAGCCAGGACAGGCAACAGCGCCCTCTCCTACTCGCAATACTACGCTTCGGGCGCGTTCGCCGGCGTCGCCAACACCGTCCTCTCCAGCCCCATCGAGCACATCCGCATCCGGCTGCAGACGCAGCCCAGCGGCGCAGCGCGTCTGTACAACGGCCCCATCGACTGCGTGCGCAAGCTGTCCGCACACCAGGGCGTGCTCGGCGGCGTGTACCGCGGCACCGCCGTGACCTTCCTGCGCGAAGCACAGGCCTACGGCGTGTGGTTCACTACCTTTGAGTACCTGATGAACGCAGACGCGGCGCGCAACCACATCAAGCGCGAGGAGATTTCCACGCTCAAGGTCGCCGCGTACGGTGGTCTCGCGGGAGAGATGCTGTGGATCAGCAGCTACCCCTTGGATGTCGTCAAGAGCAAGATGCAGAGCGATGGCTTCGGCGGGGACCAGAGGTACAGGAGCATGCGCGACTGCTTCGCCAAGGTGTGGGCGCACGAGGGCGCCAGAGGCTTCTGGAAGGGAATCGGTCCGACGCTCTTGAGGGCCATGCCGGTCAGTGCCGGAACGTTTGCGACGGTCGAGCTCACCATGCGGTTGATCAGCTAG
- a CDS encoding Tryprostatin B 6-hydroxylase, whose protein sequence is MAKLVDLFKVAHSPSVLAFLGLFTHLILHRDEWDNNIVTFLWIWLLGFSGIATVEYIQDPRANTIGAVVKVTATAAGIYFTTLSVSVLAHRVLFHRLRTFPGPFIARFSKLHAIFAGVLPSYQYYKYSETLHKKYQTDVIRTGPRELAVYCADAVPLIHGPTSRCRKGTWYDSASHISHESTHATRDKLEHKQRRKAWEHALSAKALREYEPRVNRHALALMARLKEEAKTPSVRITNWVNFYSFDVMGDIGFSRSFGMVEKGEEDAMITLLHASMEPMSVFGHLPWALNLITRTAVGAKPLIEHINWTAKVLQERKAMTPKENDIFSRLIDPESLDVTPELNAESRLLVIAGSGTTAITLSFIAYELCKNPQVQAKLRKKLDAAPKGTAHLDVEDVQNTPYLDGVINEAMRLHPVVPSGFQRETPPEGITLPNGTYIPGNIHIWMPMHCLQRDPRYFAEPLTFLPERWTDEQPDAVIDKRAFLPFSTGVYNCVGQKLALMELRSVTANLVREFEFGFAEGEDGSAVEKNGRDCFTHNTGKLDVKLTPRYV, encoded by the exons ATGGCGAAGCTCGTTGACCTTTTCAAGGTTGCCCATAGCCCATCTGTCCTTGCTTTCCTTGGCCTTTTTACACATCTAATTCTGCACCGAGATGAATGGGACAACAACATCGTCACGTTCCTTTGGATATGGTTACTTGGCTTCAGTGGTATTGCCACTGTTGAGTATATCCAGGACCCTCGAGCCAACACAATTGGGGCTGTTGTCAAAGTCACAGCTACAGCAGCCGGAATATATTTCACTACTCTGTCAGTGAGCGTGTTGGCTCATCGGGTGCTATTTCACCGGCTGCGCACT TTCCCTGGTCCATTCATTGCACGCTTCTCAAAGCTTCATGCAATTTTCGCTGGCGTCCTTCCCAGCTATCAGTACTACAAGTACAGCGAGACACTGCACAAGAAGTACCAGACTGATGTCATCCGAACCGGGCCCCGAGAGCTTGCCGTGTACTGCGCCGATGCCGTTCCACTCATTCACGGCCCTACGTCGAGGTGCCGGAAAGGTACCTGGTACGACAGTGCGAGCCACATCAGTCACGAATCAACACACGCGACGCGCGATAAGCTGGAGCACAAGCAGCGGCGCAAGGCTTGGGAGCACGCCTTGAGTGCCAAAGCACTGCGCGAATACGAACCGAGAGTAAACAGACATGCTCTAGCGCTTATGGCTAGATTGAAGGAGGAAGCTAAGACTCCTTCGGTGCGCATCACCAATTGGGTCAACTTCTACAGTTTCGATGTTATGGGCGATATCGGCTTTAGTCGCAGTTTTGGCATGGTGGAGAAGGGCGAAGAAGATGCCATGATCACACTCTTACACGCCAGCATGGAGCCAATGTCTGTTTTCGGACACCTGCCGTGGGCTTTGAACTTGATTACTCGTACGGCTGTTGGTGCAAAGCCTTTAATCGAGCATATAAACTGGACAGCAAAGGTCTTGCAAGAGAGGAAAGCG ATGACACCGAAAGAAAACGACATCTTTAGCAGGCTGATTGACCCAGAAAGCCTAGATGTCACTCCAGAGTTGAACGCCGAGTCTCGTCTACTCGTCATTGCCGGAAG TGGTACCACGGCCATCACTCTTTCGTTCATCGCCTACGAACTTTGCAAGAACCCACAGGTCCAAGCCAAACTTCGCAAAAAGCTTGACGCTGCTCCGAAGGGAACGGCACACCTCGATGTCGAGGACGTACAGAACACACCCTACCTTGATGGCGTCATCAACGAAGCTATGCGTCTGCACCCTGTG GTCCCCTCCGGCTTTCAGCGCGAAACTCCACCCGAAGGCATCACCCTCCCCAACGGGACCTACATACCCGGCAACATCCACATATGGATGCCAATGCACTGTCTCCAACGCGACCCACGCTACTTTGCCGAGCCCCTGACCTTCCTCCCGGAGCGCTGGACGGACGAACAACCGGACGCGGTGATAGACAAGCGCGCATTCCTGCCCTTCAGCACGGGCGTCTACAACTGCGTGGGCCAGAAGCTTGCGCTGATGGAGCTGAGGAGCGTCACAGCGAATTTGGTCCGGGAGTTTGAGTTTGGGTTTGCGGAAGGCGAGGACGGGAGTGCGGTGGAGAAGAACGGCCGGGACTGCTTCACGCACAACACTGGGAAGTTGGATGTCAAACTCACACCCAGGTATGTATAA